One part of the Alistipes onderdonkii genome encodes these proteins:
- a CDS encoding Clp protease ClpP — translation MKSEIQIKNSAGVCRIEIEGTIGVPEEWQFDQPEARVATYEKFRDTVRRIAGIDAPQIVVDIRSTGGDVNDALLIHDALRSLDAHITTRCYGYTASAATIIAQAASPGCREISANALYLIHTAICAAEGNAAEIAGKLDLLRQTDTRIAAVYAARSGRPAGEFEALMAENNGNGRWLSPEEAVAAGLADTVTDNGERTAPSLAGNIARGWERLLAGIGLNRREELPADRNVLLTAGERQELLRRSATAIRQAQQNASPTCTKPREDPSYGDTVRTANQRAYAEDAKRFKGI, via the coding sequence ATGAAATCGGAAATCCAAATCAAAAACAGCGCCGGCGTCTGCCGCATCGAGATCGAAGGCACCATCGGCGTACCGGAAGAGTGGCAGTTCGACCAGCCCGAAGCGCGCGTCGCAACCTACGAGAAGTTCCGCGACACGGTGCGGCGCATCGCCGGGATCGACGCCCCGCAGATCGTGGTCGACATCCGCTCGACGGGCGGCGACGTCAACGACGCACTCCTGATCCACGACGCGCTGCGCTCGCTCGATGCGCACATCACCACCCGCTGTTACGGTTACACGGCCTCGGCGGCGACGATCATCGCACAGGCCGCATCGCCCGGCTGCCGCGAAATCTCGGCCAACGCCCTCTACCTGATCCACACGGCCATCTGTGCCGCCGAAGGCAACGCCGCAGAGATAGCGGGAAAACTCGACCTGCTCCGCCAGACCGACACGCGCATCGCCGCGGTCTATGCCGCCCGTTCCGGCCGCCCGGCCGGGGAGTTCGAGGCGCTGATGGCCGAAAACAACGGCAACGGCCGCTGGCTATCGCCCGAAGAGGCCGTCGCAGCAGGGCTCGCCGACACGGTGACCGACAACGGGGAACGCACGGCACCCTCGCTGGCGGGGAATATCGCCCGCGGCTGGGAGCGGCTGCTCGCAGGCATCGGGCTCAACCGCCGCGAGGAGCTTCCCGCCGACCGCAATGTACTGCTCACCGCGGGAGAACGGCAGGAGTTGCTGCGCCGCTCGGCCACGGCCATACGGCAGGCGCAGCAGAACGCCTCGCCCACCTGCACCAAACCGCGCGAAGACCCGTCGTACGGCGATACGGTACGGACGGCGAACCAACGCGCCTACGCCGAAGACGCCAAACGCTTCAAAGGCATCTGA
- a CDS encoding menaquinone biosynthetic enzyme MqnA/MqnD family protein — protein MMVIVPRIAAVSYLNTIPFIYGIEHEGNLRAELLLSPPSLCAKNFAEHKADIALVPAAAVPSLADAQVVTEYCIGAAGPVRTVVLLSNEPIEKARRVFLDAHSLTSVQLAGYLLAKHWKVTPEYYTLEDYAQLGHALPGDAFLLIGDKVFDHEGRFAYSYDLAAEWKKVTRLPFAFAVWVARKGTDPDLTEGLQHALTFGIEHTYEAILEHGFDNKPYDAYAYLTQNIDYIFDNQKHKALQKFWDSGIKVTPRANPG, from the coding sequence ATGATGGTCATAGTTCCACGTATAGCGGCCGTGTCGTATCTCAATACGATACCGTTCATCTATGGTATCGAGCACGAAGGTAACCTCCGTGCCGAACTGCTGTTGTCTCCGCCTTCCCTCTGTGCAAAGAATTTCGCCGAACACAAAGCCGACATCGCACTGGTGCCGGCCGCAGCCGTGCCGTCGCTGGCGGATGCGCAGGTAGTGACCGAGTACTGCATCGGAGCCGCCGGCCCCGTGCGGACGGTGGTGCTCCTGAGCAACGAGCCGATCGAAAAGGCGCGCCGCGTATTCCTCGATGCCCATTCGCTCACGTCGGTGCAACTGGCCGGCTACCTGCTTGCAAAGCACTGGAAAGTCACCCCCGAATACTATACGCTCGAAGATTATGCGCAGCTGGGACACGCCCTGCCGGGCGATGCCTTCCTGCTGATCGGCGACAAGGTCTTCGACCACGAAGGACGTTTCGCATACTCGTACGACCTGGCCGCCGAGTGGAAAAAGGTTACGCGGCTGCCTTTTGCGTTCGCCGTCTGGGTCGCCCGCAAGGGTACCGACCCCGACCTCACGGAGGGGTTGCAGCATGCGCTGACTTTCGGTATCGAGCACACCTACGAGGCCATTCTCGAACATGGTTTCGACAACAAACCGTACGATGCGTATGCCTACCTTACGCAGAATATCGACTATATTTTCGACAATCAGAAGCATAAAGCGCTGCAAAAGTTCTGGGACTCGGGTATCAAGGTAACCCCGAGGGCCAATCCCGGCTGA